Proteins from one Diorhabda carinulata isolate Delta chromosome 10, icDioCari1.1, whole genome shotgun sequence genomic window:
- the LOC130898981 gene encoding sorting nexin-14-like isoform X1 yields MIYTEIKDNLRLVSNDRLVRTVTIIITLFILFIAIFFRLFGALIIYLSYLFGYTVAWFLIKYQVQTTIFLQRIINFYIERKIIKKSLKPSCSICDDLSCRRHQQTKSITPWKYIYISPHLNNSIEHFYERIISNFITSWYEQFTDDQDFLNELRYCFKFSTSTIVNRVLELDVGDIVANKLIPCAVRHIDDYLYIQQIVKLRNVKFNDVATEYLGKRLHAAATSRKNELDYLKYLVSSLLDQSLPGNYIKCRNFSVMMREILAGWVFLPMMDVIADPNILNYLVILAITYKSKKTTKNNQIDEEVEFLCNYTSSKSKVSSFATNLNKIKNNTDLLYSLMQFLKNHDHVNLLQFCLDVDDFNTKLLTPELTKKQIEELNNEASKLFKEYLDRNSFSFIGCPSDVSDEFELIIRDVYVVEKLSKLSKLLYTAYDFVYNILETVWLPQFFHSNEFYGCICGSKQIIHNNKNQNKLLLLTFGSPNKERFKKYYEPANQGTVSKISTSLGKIKGVLKTTQSIEGSFFPPETHPVENGTIEDTLLDDCKSIFRDMSTWKVTIPNYEANPTDKVVYFCVNVERTETKRNWVVLRKDQDFYTLKAKLVEFHGESEICDSPLPSRKAGSSVETRMMKYESFIKKLLQKSNLKGSDLLFYFLTIEQKNFSLYIERNASNIQDLGNIYQSVAHKLRKEKGQHLDPFMSSFLLSTGQSKNDKFEWAEEGEEIDISSTQNNSFPKTYKNLLFDDNFGVQYRILKDTLSSCSSPEGITESVFYLMKNVFKIPEGILRLYASVCGIAQNFVDLTAKTAIDKKIKSNLNQSNLAYLIRQLEDVVFNEKPHVSKEELEKRRIRASETLRDSVSTVVTKICGPGVKDGLQLILEIVQNPHFNKQLAYNLLDIILTEMYPMLDKYEEHY; encoded by the exons ATGatatatacagaaattaaaGATAATTTACGTTTAGTTTCGAATGATAGATTAGTGAGAACAGTGACtattattataactttatttattttatttatcgcGATATTTTTTCG acTTTTCGGTGCTTTGATTATTTACTTATCTTATCTATTCGGATACACTGTCGCctggtttttgataaaatatcagGTGCAAACAACGATATTTTTGCAAaggataataaatttttatatagaacggaaaattattaagaaatctTTAAAACCCTCTTGTAGTATTTGTGACGATTTATCGTGTAGGAGACATCAACAGACAAAAAGTATTACCccttggaaatatatttatataagtccgcatttaaataattcaattgagcAC ttttacgagagaataataagtaattttataaCGTCCTGGTATGAGCAATTCACGGACGAtcaagattttttaaatgaattgagATACTGCTTTAAATTTTCTACCTCTACTATAGTAAATAGAGTATTAGAGTTAGATGTTGGGGATATAGTGGCGAATAAACTTATTCCTTGTGCTGTGAGACATATTGATGACTATTTGTATATACaacaaattgtaaaattgaGAAACGTTAAATTTAACGATGTCGCTACTGAATATTTAGGTAAAAGATTACATGCTGCAGCTACATCTCGAAAAAATGAACTCgactatttaaaatatttagtatcGTCTTTATTAGACCAAAGTTTACcaggaaattatataaaatgcaG gAATTTTTCGGTGATGATGCGCGAGATTTTAGCAGGATGGGTATTTCTACCAATGATGGATGTTATAGCGGATCCTAATATTCTTAATTATCTCGTTATTTTAGCTATTActtataaatcgaaaaaaactactaaaaataatcaaattgatgaAGAAGTTGAGTTTTTGTGTAATTATACATCATCTAAATCGAAAGTTTCATCTTTTGCTaccaatttaaataaaattaaaaacaacactGATCTTTTATATTCTCTAatgcagtttttgaaaaatcacgATCACGTTAACTTATTGCAGTTCTGTCTTGATGTTG atGATTTTAACACGAAATTACTAACTCCTGAATTAACTAAGAAACAAATCgaagaattgaataatgaaGCTTCGAAATTGTTTAAAGAATATTTGGATAGGAACAGTTTCAGCTTCATCGGTTGCCCTTCTGACGTTTCAGACGAATTCGAATTGATAATTCGAGACGTTTACGTCGTGGAAAAATTATCCAAACTTTCCAAATTGCTTTATACGGCTTACGATTTCGTTTACAATATTTTGGAGACGGTTTGGTTGCCGCAATTTTTCCACAGCAATGAA ttttacgGATGTATATGTGGTTCGAAACAGATAAtacataataacaaaaatcaaaataa ACTTCTGTTGTTAACATTTGGTTCTCCGAATAAAGAGAG atttaaaaaatattatgaaccGGCAAATCAAGGTACGGTTTCTAAAATAAGTACAAGTTTAGGTAAAATAAAAGGAGTGCTAAAAACGACCCAATCGATTGAAGGGTCGTTTTTTCCTCCCGAAACTCACCCCGTAGAAAATGGTACCATCGAAGATACTCTTCTAGATGATTGTAAGAGTATTTTTAGAGATATGAGTACTTGGAAAGTCACCATACCAAATTACGAG gcAAATCCAACTGATAAAGTTGTATATTTTTGTGTGAACGTAGAAAGAACAGAAACTAAAAGAAATTGGGTGGTACTGAGAAAAGATCAAGATTTTTATACGCTGAAAGCGAAGTTGGTGGAATTTCATGGAGAAAGTGAGATTTGCGATTCGCCTTTACCTTCTAGAAA GGCCGGATCTTCCGTCGAAACGAGAATGATGAAATACgagagttttataaaaaaattattacaaaaatcgaatttaaaaGGCAGCGATCTCCTATTTTATTTCCTAACTATAgaacagaaaaatttttctttgtatatagAACGAAACGCTTCTAATATACAAGATCTTGGAAATATCTATCAATCAGTGGCTCACAAATTGAGAAAAGAAAAAGGTCAACATCTAGATCCGTTTATGAGTTCGTTTTTGTTATCTACGGGGCAATCGAAAAACGA taaATTCGAATGGGCGGAGGAAGGCGAAGAAATCGATATTTCATCCACTCAAAACAATTCGTTTCCGAAAACTTACAAAAATCTCTTGTTCGATGACAATTTCGGTGTGCAGTACAGGATTTTAAAGGATACTTTGAGCAGTTGTTCGAGTCCTGAAGGGATAACGGAAAGTGTTTTTTATCTAA TGAAGAACGTTTTCAAAATCCCCGAAGGAATTTTGAGATTGTACGCATCGGTTTGTGGCATAGCTCAAAATTTCGTAGATTTGACCGCTAAAACTGCcatagataaaaaaatcaaatccaACCTGAACCAATCGAATCTCGCTTATCTCATCAGGCAGTTGGAGG ATGtagttttcaatgaaaaaccGCATGTTAGTaaagaagaattggaaaaaagaCGGATTAGAGCTTCCGAAACATTGCGGGATTCGGTATCGACTGTGGTGACGAAAATATGCGGTCCAGGTGTTAAAGACGGTTTACAATTGATATTAGAAATTGTACAGAATCCGCATTTCAATAAACAG cTGGCATACAATTTGCTAGACATAATTTTGACAGAAATGTACCCGATGCTCGACAAATACGAAGAACATTATTAA
- the LOC130898981 gene encoding sorting nexin-14-like isoform X2, whose protein sequence is MIYTEIKDNLRLVSNDRLVRTVTIIITLFILFIAIFFRLFGALIIYLSYLFGYTVAWFLIKYQVQTTIFLQRIINFYIERKIIKKSLKPSCSICDDLSCRRHQQTKSITPWKYIYISPHLNNSIEHFYERIISNFITSWYEQFTDDQDFLNELRYCFKFSTSTIVNRVLELDVGDIVANKLIPCAVRHIDDYLYIQQIVKLRNVKFNDVATEYLGKRLHAAATSRKNELDYLKYLVSSLLDQSLPGNYIKCRNFSVMMREILAGWVFLPMMDVIADPNILNYLVILAITYKSKKTTKNNQIDEEVEFLCNYTSSKSKVSSFATNLNKIKNNTDLLYSLMQFLKNHDHVNLLQFCLDVDDFNTKLLTPELTKKQIEELNNEASKLFKEYLDRNSFSFIGCPSDVSDEFELIIRDVYVVEKLSKLSKLLYTAYDFVYNILETVWLPQFFHSNEFYGCICGSKQIIHNNKNQNKFKKYYEPANQGTVSKISTSLGKIKGVLKTTQSIEGSFFPPETHPVENGTIEDTLLDDCKSIFRDMSTWKVTIPNYEANPTDKVVYFCVNVERTETKRNWVVLRKDQDFYTLKAKLVEFHGESEICDSPLPSRKAGSSVETRMMKYESFIKKLLQKSNLKGSDLLFYFLTIEQKNFSLYIERNASNIQDLGNIYQSVAHKLRKEKGQHLDPFMSSFLLSTGQSKNDKFEWAEEGEEIDISSTQNNSFPKTYKNLLFDDNFGVQYRILKDTLSSCSSPEGITESVFYLMKNVFKIPEGILRLYASVCGIAQNFVDLTAKTAIDKKIKSNLNQSNLAYLIRQLEDVVFNEKPHVSKEELEKRRIRASETLRDSVSTVVTKICGPGVKDGLQLILEIVQNPHFNKQLAYNLLDIILTEMYPMLDKYEEHY, encoded by the exons ATGatatatacagaaattaaaGATAATTTACGTTTAGTTTCGAATGATAGATTAGTGAGAACAGTGACtattattataactttatttattttatttatcgcGATATTTTTTCG acTTTTCGGTGCTTTGATTATTTACTTATCTTATCTATTCGGATACACTGTCGCctggtttttgataaaatatcagGTGCAAACAACGATATTTTTGCAAaggataataaatttttatatagaacggaaaattattaagaaatctTTAAAACCCTCTTGTAGTATTTGTGACGATTTATCGTGTAGGAGACATCAACAGACAAAAAGTATTACCccttggaaatatatttatataagtccgcatttaaataattcaattgagcAC ttttacgagagaataataagtaattttataaCGTCCTGGTATGAGCAATTCACGGACGAtcaagattttttaaatgaattgagATACTGCTTTAAATTTTCTACCTCTACTATAGTAAATAGAGTATTAGAGTTAGATGTTGGGGATATAGTGGCGAATAAACTTATTCCTTGTGCTGTGAGACATATTGATGACTATTTGTATATACaacaaattgtaaaattgaGAAACGTTAAATTTAACGATGTCGCTACTGAATATTTAGGTAAAAGATTACATGCTGCAGCTACATCTCGAAAAAATGAACTCgactatttaaaatatttagtatcGTCTTTATTAGACCAAAGTTTACcaggaaattatataaaatgcaG gAATTTTTCGGTGATGATGCGCGAGATTTTAGCAGGATGGGTATTTCTACCAATGATGGATGTTATAGCGGATCCTAATATTCTTAATTATCTCGTTATTTTAGCTATTActtataaatcgaaaaaaactactaaaaataatcaaattgatgaAGAAGTTGAGTTTTTGTGTAATTATACATCATCTAAATCGAAAGTTTCATCTTTTGCTaccaatttaaataaaattaaaaacaacactGATCTTTTATATTCTCTAatgcagtttttgaaaaatcacgATCACGTTAACTTATTGCAGTTCTGTCTTGATGTTG atGATTTTAACACGAAATTACTAACTCCTGAATTAACTAAGAAACAAATCgaagaattgaataatgaaGCTTCGAAATTGTTTAAAGAATATTTGGATAGGAACAGTTTCAGCTTCATCGGTTGCCCTTCTGACGTTTCAGACGAATTCGAATTGATAATTCGAGACGTTTACGTCGTGGAAAAATTATCCAAACTTTCCAAATTGCTTTATACGGCTTACGATTTCGTTTACAATATTTTGGAGACGGTTTGGTTGCCGCAATTTTTCCACAGCAATGAA ttttacgGATGTATATGTGGTTCGAAACAGATAAtacataataacaaaaatcaaaataa atttaaaaaatattatgaaccGGCAAATCAAGGTACGGTTTCTAAAATAAGTACAAGTTTAGGTAAAATAAAAGGAGTGCTAAAAACGACCCAATCGATTGAAGGGTCGTTTTTTCCTCCCGAAACTCACCCCGTAGAAAATGGTACCATCGAAGATACTCTTCTAGATGATTGTAAGAGTATTTTTAGAGATATGAGTACTTGGAAAGTCACCATACCAAATTACGAG gcAAATCCAACTGATAAAGTTGTATATTTTTGTGTGAACGTAGAAAGAACAGAAACTAAAAGAAATTGGGTGGTACTGAGAAAAGATCAAGATTTTTATACGCTGAAAGCGAAGTTGGTGGAATTTCATGGAGAAAGTGAGATTTGCGATTCGCCTTTACCTTCTAGAAA GGCCGGATCTTCCGTCGAAACGAGAATGATGAAATACgagagttttataaaaaaattattacaaaaatcgaatttaaaaGGCAGCGATCTCCTATTTTATTTCCTAACTATAgaacagaaaaatttttctttgtatatagAACGAAACGCTTCTAATATACAAGATCTTGGAAATATCTATCAATCAGTGGCTCACAAATTGAGAAAAGAAAAAGGTCAACATCTAGATCCGTTTATGAGTTCGTTTTTGTTATCTACGGGGCAATCGAAAAACGA taaATTCGAATGGGCGGAGGAAGGCGAAGAAATCGATATTTCATCCACTCAAAACAATTCGTTTCCGAAAACTTACAAAAATCTCTTGTTCGATGACAATTTCGGTGTGCAGTACAGGATTTTAAAGGATACTTTGAGCAGTTGTTCGAGTCCTGAAGGGATAACGGAAAGTGTTTTTTATCTAA TGAAGAACGTTTTCAAAATCCCCGAAGGAATTTTGAGATTGTACGCATCGGTTTGTGGCATAGCTCAAAATTTCGTAGATTTGACCGCTAAAACTGCcatagataaaaaaatcaaatccaACCTGAACCAATCGAATCTCGCTTATCTCATCAGGCAGTTGGAGG ATGtagttttcaatgaaaaaccGCATGTTAGTaaagaagaattggaaaaaagaCGGATTAGAGCTTCCGAAACATTGCGGGATTCGGTATCGACTGTGGTGACGAAAATATGCGGTCCAGGTGTTAAAGACGGTTTACAATTGATATTAGAAATTGTACAGAATCCGCATTTCAATAAACAG cTGGCATACAATTTGCTAGACATAATTTTGACAGAAATGTACCCGATGCTCGACAAATACGAAGAACATTATTAA